In a genomic window of Pontibacter liquoris:
- a CDS encoding nucleoside recognition domain-containing protein, translating into MVLNYLWAFFFLIAFAIALFKLLVFQDTTIFQTLVSSTFDNAKLGFEISLGLTGVMTLWLGLMKVGERGGIINIFARLVGPFFSRLFPQLPKNHPVFGSILMNFSANMLGLDNAATPLGLKAMKEMQELNPDKDTASNAQIMFLVLNTSGLTIIPISIMVFRAQLGAADPSDIFIPILLATFFSTIVGLISVALYQRINLFDKVILAYLGTLVLLISALIYYFSTIPQEQISTISTVASNVILFSIIISFIGLALVRGVNVYEAFIEGAKEGFSVAITIIPYLVAILVAIGVFRASGALDLLVAGLGNVFGLLGMNTDFVPALPVAFMKPLSGSGARGMMVEAMTTYGVDSFVGRVASTIQGSTETTFYILAVYFGSVGIRNTRYALVCGLLADLAGVIAAILIAYLFFH; encoded by the coding sequence ATGGTTTTAAATTATCTGTGGGCCTTCTTTTTTCTGATCGCTTTCGCTATAGCCCTTTTTAAGCTCCTTGTCTTTCAGGATACAACAATTTTCCAGACCCTGGTTTCCAGTACTTTCGATAATGCCAAGCTGGGTTTTGAGATATCGCTGGGCCTGACGGGCGTGATGACCCTGTGGCTGGGCTTGATGAAAGTAGGGGAGCGCGGGGGCATTATCAATATTTTTGCCCGCCTGGTAGGCCCTTTCTTTAGCCGGCTGTTCCCGCAGTTGCCCAAAAATCACCCTGTTTTCGGGTCCATTCTTATGAATTTCTCGGCCAACATGCTGGGTCTGGACAATGCCGCCACCCCACTGGGGCTCAAAGCCATGAAAGAGATGCAGGAGCTGAACCCCGACAAGGACACGGCCTCTAATGCGCAGATCATGTTCCTGGTTCTCAATACCTCGGGCCTGACCATCATCCCGATCAGTATCATGGTTTTCCGGGCGCAGCTCGGAGCAGCCGACCCATCCGATATTTTCATTCCCATTCTGCTGGCAACATTTTTTTCTACCATAGTAGGGCTCATCAGCGTGGCGCTTTACCAGCGCATCAACCTGTTCGACAAAGTGATTCTGGCTTACCTGGGTACGCTGGTGCTGCTGATCAGCGCCCTTATCTATTATTTCAGCACCATTCCACAGGAGCAGATCAGCACTATTTCCACTGTGGCTAGTAACGTGATACTGTTTTCCATTATCATTTCTTTTATCGGCCTGGCGCTTGTCAGAGGCGTGAATGTGTATGAAGCTTTTATTGAAGGCGCAAAGGAAGGTTTCTCAGTGGCCATCACCATCATCCCGTACCTGGTGGCTATACTGGTCGCCATCGGCGTTTTCCGGGCTTCCGGAGCACTCGATTTGCTGGTAGCTGGTTTAGGTAATGTCTTTGGATTGCTGGGGATGAATACAGACTTTGTGCCGGCGCTTCCGGTAGCCTTTATGAAACCCTTGAGTGGTAGCGGAGCACGTGGCATGATGGTGGAAGCCATGACAACGTACGGCGTGGACTCGTTTGTTGGCAGAGTAGCCTCTACGATACAGGGGTCTACCGAAACTACCTTCTATATCCTGGCTGTTTATTTTGGCTCTGTAGGTATCCGGAATACGCGTTATGCCTTGGTGTGCGGGTTACTGGCCGATCTGGCCGGCGTGATCGCCGCTATACTCATCGCCTATCTTTTCTTCCATTAA